One window of the Anaeromyxobacter dehalogenans 2CP-C genome contains the following:
- the groL gene encoding chaperonin GroEL (60 kDa chaperone family; promotes refolding of misfolded polypeptides especially under stressful conditions; forms two stacked rings of heptamers to form a barrel-shaped 14mer; ends can be capped by GroES; misfolded proteins enter the barrel where they are refolded when GroES binds): protein MPAKEIAFHQPAREAILRGVQTLAEAVAVTLGPKGRNVVIEKSYGAPTITKDGVTVAKEIELESKFENMGAQMVKEVASQTSDKAGDGTTTATVLARSIYEEGLKLVAAGHNPMDLKRGIDRAVEVVVAHLKSLSTPTKGKDDIAQVGTISANGDTTIGNIIAEAMEKVGKEGVITVEEAKGLETTLDVVEGMQFDRGYSSPYFVTNPDRMEAALEDPYVLVTEKKITAMADLVPVLEQVARSGKPLLIIAEEVEGEALATLVVNKLRGTLHVCAVKAPGFGDRRKEMLKDIATLTGGTVVAEELGIKLEQLGLKDLGRAKRITVDKDNTTIVDGEGKKADIEARIKVIRGQIEESTSEYDREKLQERLAKLVGGVAVINVGAATETEMKEKKARVEDALHATRAAVEEGIVPGGGVAYLRSLADLQKLDVGQGDQRFGVQIVVKALEWPARRIAENAGWDGPVVVNKILEGKGAFGFNAATDTFEDLTKAGVIDPTKVSRTALQNAASVASLLLTTEAMVADKPKKKAAAGGGAGAGMGGGMDDMDY, encoded by the coding sequence ATGCCCGCCAAGGAGATCGCATTCCACCAGCCCGCCCGCGAGGCCATCCTCCGCGGGGTGCAGACGCTGGCCGAAGCCGTCGCGGTGACCCTCGGCCCGAAGGGCCGGAACGTGGTCATCGAGAAGAGCTACGGCGCGCCGACCATCACCAAGGACGGCGTCACCGTCGCGAAGGAGATCGAGCTCGAGTCCAAGTTCGAGAACATGGGCGCGCAGATGGTGAAGGAGGTCGCGTCGCAGACCTCCGACAAGGCCGGCGACGGCACCACCACGGCCACCGTGCTCGCGCGCTCGATCTACGAGGAGGGCCTGAAGCTGGTCGCGGCCGGCCACAACCCCATGGACCTGAAGCGCGGCATCGACCGCGCGGTCGAGGTGGTGGTGGCCCATCTCAAGAGCCTCTCCACCCCGACGAAGGGCAAGGACGACATCGCCCAGGTCGGCACCATCTCCGCGAACGGCGACACCACCATCGGCAACATCATCGCCGAGGCGATGGAGAAGGTCGGCAAGGAGGGCGTGATCACGGTCGAGGAGGCGAAGGGCCTCGAGACCACGCTCGACGTGGTCGAGGGCATGCAGTTCGACCGCGGCTACTCGTCGCCGTACTTCGTCACGAACCCCGACCGGATGGAGGCGGCGCTGGAGGATCCGTACGTCCTCGTCACCGAGAAGAAGATCACGGCGATGGCCGACCTCGTCCCGGTGCTCGAGCAGGTGGCGCGCTCCGGCAAGCCGCTCCTCATCATCGCGGAGGAGGTCGAGGGCGAGGCGCTCGCCACGCTGGTGGTCAACAAGCTGCGCGGCACGCTGCACGTGTGCGCCGTGAAGGCCCCGGGGTTCGGCGACCGTCGCAAGGAGATGCTGAAGGACATCGCCACCCTCACGGGCGGCACGGTGGTCGCCGAGGAGCTCGGCATCAAGCTCGAGCAGCTCGGCCTGAAGGACCTCGGCCGCGCCAAGCGCATCACGGTGGACAAGGACAACACCACCATCGTGGACGGCGAGGGCAAGAAGGCGGACATCGAGGCCCGCATCAAGGTGATCCGCGGCCAGATCGAGGAGTCCACCTCCGAGTACGACCGCGAGAAGCTCCAGGAGCGGCTCGCCAAGCTGGTGGGCGGCGTGGCGGTCATCAACGTGGGCGCCGCCACCGAGACCGAGATGAAGGAGAAGAAGGCCCGGGTGGAGGACGCGCTGCACGCCACCCGCGCCGCGGTCGAGGAGGGCATCGTCCCCGGCGGCGGGGTGGCCTACCTCCGGTCGCTCGCCGATCTCCAGAAGCTCGACGTCGGCCAGGGCGACCAGCGGTTCGGCGTCCAGATCGTGGTGAAGGCCCTCGAGTGGCCGGCCCGGCGCATCGCCGAGAACGCGGGCTGGGACGGGCCGGTGGTGGTGAACAAGATCCTCGAGGGGAAGGGCGCGTTCGGCTTCAACGCCGCGACCGACACCTTCGAGGACCTGACCAAGGCCGGCGTCATCGATCCGACCAAGGTCTCCCGCACCGCGCTCCAGAACGCCGCGTCGGTGGCCAGCCTCCTCCTCACCACCGAGGCGATGGTGGCCGACAAGCCGAAGAAGAAGGCCGCCGCGGGCGGCGGCGCCGGCGCCGGGATGGGCGGCGGCATGGACGACATGGACTACTAG
- a CDS encoding patatin-like phospholipase family protein: MRRTPLATLAPLAAAALAALAACRTAGPVAPAAELPSAPAPAPVAPPPAPVREPRIALVLGGGAARGFAHIGVIRVLEQERIPVDLVVGTSVGSLIGALYASEKDSFDLEWTAFQLQQDDLFDFRLVNAVMGMGYAKGEKLDAFVRAKVKQPNIEQLKVPFAAVATDLNWGTRVVIDRGPVAPAVRASSAIPGIFEPVGHMGKLLVDGGVVDNIPIDVAREKGADVVIAVDISEDVGNTSIRNALDVILQATNIMFAENVAHRKQGADVLVQPDVRGVGMLDFTQKKRCVQSGIDAARAAMPRVRAAIEAWKAKQAAQRPRA; the protein is encoded by the coding sequence ATGCGCCGCACCCCGCTCGCCACCCTCGCCCCCCTGGCCGCCGCCGCGCTGGCCGCGCTCGCCGCGTGCCGCACCGCCGGCCCCGTCGCCCCCGCCGCGGAGCTCCCGTCCGCGCCCGCCCCGGCGCCCGTCGCTCCCCCGCCCGCCCCCGTGCGCGAGCCCAGGATCGCGCTCGTCCTCGGCGGCGGCGCCGCGCGCGGGTTCGCCCACATCGGCGTGATCCGCGTGCTCGAGCAGGAGCGGATCCCCGTGGACCTCGTGGTCGGGACCAGCGTCGGCAGCCTCATCGGCGCGCTGTACGCGAGCGAGAAGGACTCGTTCGACCTCGAGTGGACCGCGTTCCAGCTCCAGCAGGACGACCTGTTCGACTTCCGGCTGGTGAACGCGGTGATGGGGATGGGCTACGCCAAGGGCGAGAAGCTCGACGCGTTCGTGCGGGCGAAGGTGAAGCAGCCCAACATCGAGCAGCTGAAGGTGCCGTTCGCGGCGGTGGCGACGGACCTGAACTGGGGCACGCGGGTGGTGATCGACCGCGGCCCCGTCGCGCCCGCGGTCCGCGCGTCCTCGGCCATCCCCGGCATCTTCGAGCCGGTCGGGCACATGGGGAAGCTGCTCGTGGACGGCGGCGTGGTGGACAACATCCCCATCGACGTGGCCCGCGAGAAGGGCGCCGACGTGGTGATCGCCGTGGACATCTCCGAGGACGTCGGGAACACCAGCATCCGCAACGCGCTCGACGTGATCCTCCAGGCCACCAACATCATGTTCGCGGAGAACGTGGCGCACCGGAAGCAGGGCGCCGACGTGCTGGTGCAGCCCGACGTGCGCGGCGTGGGGATGCTCGACTTCACGCAGAAGAAGCGCTGCGTCCAGTCCGGCATCGACGCCGCCCGCGCCGCCATGCCCCGCGTCCGCGCCGCGATCGAGGCGTGGAAGGCGAAGCAGGCCGCCCAGCGCCCGCGGGCGTGA
- a CDS encoding nitrous oxide reductase accessory protein NosL, with product MTARFPARLVAIGCALACAAACRRGPPAPAQLDPRNDACAFCRMAVSDPQFAAQLVAPNEEPRFFDDLGCLRDYLREHPPVPRGAVAYVADHRTSAWVRAEAATYSRVPGLRTPMGSELIAHADAASRDADPVASGAVPVPAAELLGPGSAPEAR from the coding sequence ATGACCGCACGCTTCCCCGCGCGCCTCGTCGCGATCGGCTGCGCCCTCGCCTGCGCCGCCGCCTGCCGGCGCGGTCCGCCCGCACCGGCGCAGCTCGACCCGCGCAACGACGCCTGTGCCTTCTGCCGGATGGCGGTGTCGGATCCGCAGTTCGCCGCGCAGCTCGTCGCGCCGAACGAGGAGCCGCGCTTCTTCGACGACCTGGGCTGCCTGCGCGACTACCTGCGCGAGCATCCCCCCGTGCCGCGCGGCGCGGTGGCGTACGTCGCGGATCACCGGACGTCGGCCTGGGTCCGCGCCGAGGCCGCGACGTACTCGCGGGTGCCCGGGCTGCGCACGCCCATGGGCTCGGAGCTGATCGCCCACGCCGACGCCGCCTCCCGCGACGCCGACCCGGTCGCCTCGGGCGCCGTCCCGGTGCCCGCCGCCGAGCTCCTCGGACCCGGGTCGGCGCCGGAGGCGCGATGA
- a CDS encoding metallopeptidase family protein — translation MPGPDALDDLLDAAAAALEEGEPEEALARADEAVGQAPRSVPALHLRAAALAALDRLDDAAEAYDRALERGRDDPELLAGAADFHLNVLADEDTGRERAERALELARRGSRAARKLDDPDLAADLAYLEGAALDQLGRADEALARLEEAARTAPDRVDILLEQAFALYELSRLDEARAVLLRAEALDRKDPWVHHQLGLVAERQGDAAEAARRLARARKLAPEEFPEPVSLTHEAFDAAVEAALERLPEPVRRYLSNVAITVEDLPQDDDLRGSEPPLSPAILGLFRGAAWGQKASMDPWSHFPSSIVLYQKNLERFARSREELIEEIGVTLVHEVGHFLGLDEDELWERGLD, via the coding sequence ATGCCCGGTCCCGACGCGCTGGACGACCTCCTCGATGCCGCCGCCGCCGCGCTCGAGGAGGGCGAGCCCGAGGAGGCGCTCGCCCGCGCCGACGAGGCGGTGGGCCAAGCGCCCCGGTCGGTCCCCGCGCTCCACCTGCGCGCCGCCGCGCTCGCCGCGCTCGATCGGCTCGACGACGCGGCCGAGGCGTACGACCGCGCGCTGGAGCGCGGCCGGGACGACCCCGAGCTGCTCGCGGGGGCGGCCGACTTCCACCTGAACGTGCTCGCCGACGAGGACACCGGGCGCGAGCGGGCCGAGCGCGCGCTGGAGCTGGCGCGCAGGGGCAGCCGGGCCGCCCGGAAGCTCGACGACCCGGACCTCGCCGCCGACCTCGCCTACCTCGAGGGCGCGGCGCTCGACCAGCTCGGCCGCGCCGACGAGGCGCTCGCGCGGCTGGAGGAGGCCGCGCGGACGGCGCCGGACCGGGTGGACATCCTGCTCGAGCAGGCGTTCGCCCTGTACGAGCTGTCGCGCCTCGACGAGGCGCGCGCGGTGCTGCTCCGGGCCGAGGCGCTCGACCGGAAGGACCCGTGGGTGCACCACCAGCTCGGGCTGGTGGCCGAGCGGCAGGGCGACGCGGCCGAGGCGGCGCGCCGGCTCGCGCGGGCGCGAAAGCTCGCGCCGGAGGAGTTCCCCGAGCCGGTGTCGCTCACGCACGAGGCGTTCGACGCCGCGGTGGAGGCGGCGCTGGAGCGGCTGCCCGAGCCGGTGCGGCGGTACCTGTCGAACGTGGCGATCACGGTGGAGGACCTGCCGCAGGACGACGACCTGCGCGGCTCCGAGCCGCCGCTCTCGCCGGCGATCCTCGGGCTGTTCCGCGGCGCGGCGTGGGGGCAGAAGGCGTCGATGGATCCGTGGAGCCACTTCCCGTCGTCGATCGTGCTGTACCAGAAGAACCTGGAGCGGTTCGCGCGGAGCCGCGAGGAGCTGATCGAGGAGATCGGCGTGACGCTGGTGCACGAGGTCGGGCACTTCCTCGGGCTGGACGAGGACGAGCTGTGGGAGCGGGGGTTGGATTAG
- a CDS encoding ABC transporter permease, whose protein sequence is MSAGASPLLLVARQELLLAARSRWVQIFAGVFALLALGVAGSGYVLSGGHGFQDFARTSASLVELVALVVPLAALLMGVLALAPERGTAELLYAQPVSRRTILLGELLGLFAALSAAELVGFGVAGVVVFSQAGEEGGGGYALLVLGAALLTAAFLAIAALIAAGAVGRRRVRALAVAVVVWFAAVVLLDVAALGVASLLPSGTASRLLVVAVIANPVGAVRTGSLLAVEGTAAFGAASLAFLRLTGGPAGAAAALASSLALWIVVPAALAARRIGRVDL, encoded by the coding sequence ATGAGCGCCGGCGCGTCGCCGCTGCTCCTCGTGGCGCGCCAGGAGCTGCTGCTCGCGGCGCGCTCGCGCTGGGTGCAGATCTTCGCGGGGGTGTTCGCGCTGCTCGCGCTCGGCGTCGCCGGCTCGGGCTACGTCCTCTCCGGCGGGCACGGCTTCCAGGACTTCGCGCGCACCAGCGCGTCGCTGGTGGAGCTCGTGGCCCTGGTGGTCCCGCTCGCCGCGCTGCTCATGGGCGTCCTCGCGCTCGCACCCGAGCGCGGGACCGCCGAGCTGCTGTACGCCCAGCCCGTCTCGCGCCGCACCATCCTGCTCGGCGAGCTCCTCGGGCTGTTCGCGGCGCTCTCCGCCGCCGAGCTGGTCGGCTTCGGCGTCGCCGGGGTGGTGGTGTTCTCTCAGGCCGGCGAGGAGGGCGGGGGAGGGTACGCGCTGCTGGTCCTCGGCGCCGCCCTGCTCACCGCGGCGTTCCTGGCCATCGCGGCGCTGATCGCGGCCGGCGCGGTGGGGCGCCGGCGGGTGCGGGCGCTCGCGGTGGCGGTGGTGGTCTGGTTCGCGGCCGTGGTGCTGCTCGACGTGGCGGCGCTGGGCGTCGCGTCCCTGCTGCCCTCCGGGACCGCCTCGCGGCTGCTGGTGGTGGCGGTGATCGCGAACCCCGTCGGCGCGGTGCGCACCGGCTCGCTGCTCGCCGTCGAGGGCACCGCGGCGTTCGGGGCCGCCTCGCTCGCGTTCCTGCGCCTCACCGGCGGCCCCGCCGGCGCGGCCGCGGCGCTCGCGTCGTCGCTCGCGCTCTGGATCGTGGTGCCCGCGGCGCTCGCCGCGCGCCGGATCGGGCGGGTGGATCTGTAG